The following are encoded together in the Salvia hispanica cultivar TCC Black 2014 chromosome 6, UniMelb_Shisp_WGS_1.0, whole genome shotgun sequence genome:
- the LOC125193023 gene encoding anthocyanidin 3-O-glucosyltransferase 2-like, whose protein sequence is MNKSELVFIPCPALSHLIPTIETAKLLLLRDNRLSATVFLPPHIYVIDTIAETYVETTSSNPTFSSRLKFIRLPPIQHSNKHFFEHYNVQIPNVRREISNLLTNEQNPRLAAIVLDIFCVGLVSVAAEFGLPAYLFFTGGATCLGIYQHFVSLRFDRDEDVTRYKNTEVDLPVPCFSLPVPAKVLPMMTVDETSPPGIFLTHFKMFSEVKGILINTFYDMEPYAVESLLSDDKTPEIYPVGPVLKVESKWFAEDDDVKKWLDDQPENSVVFLCFGSLGIFGEEQVREIAKGLENSGTRFLWSLRKSYNPKIERERSEYFEGFSERTKGFGRVMEWAPQAAVLAHPAVGGFVSHCGWNSTLESVWFGVPMATFPMHAEQQLNAFYLVKEMGMAEAITLDYQMDFTGEKPPESVGWEVIAGGIRRLMEEEGGSGVRRKVEEMRKKAREALVEGGSSYNALTRFIEDVMTNVD, encoded by the coding sequence atgaacaaatcCGAACTTGTATTCATTCCATGTCCTGCGCTAAGCCACCTCATCCCCACCATAGAGACGGCCaagctcctcctcctccgcgaCAACCGCCTCTCCGCCACCGTATTCCTCCCACCTCACATCTACGTAATCGACACCATTGCTGAAACCTACGTAGAAACCACCTCTTCAAACCCTACATTTTCCTCACGACTTAAATTCATCCGCCTCCCTCCCATTCAACACTCAAACAAACATTTCTTCGAGCATTACAACGTCCAAATCCCCAACGTCCGGCGAGAAATCTCCAACCTCCTAACAAATGAGCAAAATCCCCGCCTCGCCGCCATCGTGCTCGACATTTTCTGCGTGGGGCTCGTCTCCGTCGCCGCCGAATTCGGCCTGCCGGCGTACCTTTTCTTCACCGGCGGCGCCACCTGCCTCGGCATCTACCAACACTTCGTCTCGCTGAGATTCGACCGTGACGAAGATGTCACGAGGTACAAAAACACGGAGGTAGACTTGCCGGTGCCCTGCTTTTCGCTTCCGGTCCCGGCAAAAGTCTTGCCGATGATGACGGTGGATGAGACCTCCCCTCCGGGGATCTTCTTGACCCATTTCAAGATGTTTTCTGAGGTAAAGGGTATTTTGATCAATACGTTTTACGACATGGAGCCCTACGCAGTTGAGTCGCTCCTTTCCGATGATAAGACGCCCGAGATTTATCCGGTCGGGCCGGTTTTGAAGGTGGAAAGCAAATGGTTTGCCGAAGATGACGATGTGAAGAAATGGCTTGACGATCAGCCGGAAAATTCAGTTGTTTTCTTGTGTTTCGGAAGCCTCGGTATATTTGGTGAAGAACAAGTGAGGGAAATCGCTAAGGGTTTGGAGAATAGTGGGACTCGTTTCTTGTGGTCGTTGAGGAAGAGTTACAATCccaaaatagagagagaaagatctGAATATTTCGAGGGTTTCTCGGAGAGGACTAAAGGGTTTGGGAGAGTGATGGAGTGGGCCCCGCAGGCGGCTGTGCTGGCGCATCCTGCGGTGGGAGGGTTTGTGTCGCACTGTGGGTGGAACTCGACTCTCGAGAGCGTGTGGTTTGGGGTGCCCATGGCTACTTTCCCGATGCACGCGGAGCAGCAGCTGAATGCGTTTTATCTGGTCAAGGAGATGGGGATGGCGGAGGCGATTACGTTGGATTATCAGATGGATTTCACAGGAGAGAAGCCGCCCGAGAGTGTGGGGTGGGAGGTGATCGCGGGGGGGATAAGGCGGCTGATGGAGGAGGAGGGAGGGAGTGGGGTGAGGAGGAAGGTGGAGGAGATGAGGAAGAAGGCGAGGGAAGCTTTGGTGGAAGGTGGATCTTCTTACAATGCTCTAACTCGTTTTATTGAGGATGTTATGACAAATGTAGATtga